In Mustela lutreola isolate mMusLut2 chromosome 1, mMusLut2.pri, whole genome shotgun sequence, one genomic interval encodes:
- the LOC131820419 gene encoding olfactory receptor 6X1, whose translation MRNGTTITEFILLGFPDIEGLQVPLFVVIFFIYLLTLTGNGLIIAIVWVEPRLQIPMYFFLCNLSFLEIWYTTTVIPKLLETFVVARTAICMPCCLLQAFFHFFLGTTEFFILTAMSFDRYLAICKPLRYPTIMTSSFCLQLALGSWVVGFTIVFCQMLLLVQLPFCGNNVINHFYCDVGPILKAACTDTSILELLGLLATILVIPGSLLFTVISYIYILSTILQIPSATGRRKTFSTCASHLTVVSLLYGAVLFMYLRPTTHSSFKINKVVSVLNTILTPLLNPFIYTIRNKEVKAALVKAMACPKTLHP comes from the coding sequence ATGAGAAATGGCACAACAATCACAGAGTTCATCCTTCTAGGATTTCCTGACATCGAAGGACTGCAGGTCCCCCTTTTCGTAGTCATCTTTTTCATCTACCTATTAACCCTTACAGGCAATGGGCTCATAATTGCCATTGTCTGGGTGGAGCCCAGGCTACAAATACCaatgtacttcttcctctgcaACTTGTCCTTCCTAGAGATCTGGTACACCACCACAGTCATCCCCAAACTGTTGGAAACGTTCGTGGTGGCAAGAACAGCTATCTGCATGCCTTGCTGCCTACTGCAGGCCTTCTTTCACTTTTTCCTGGGCACCACCGAGTTCTTTATCCTCACTGCCATGTCTTTCGACCGTTAcctggccatctgcaagcccctTCGCTACCCCACCATTATGACCAGTAGCTTCTGCCTGCAACTTGCCCTCGGTTCCTGGGTGGTGGGCTTCACCATTGTCTTTTGTCAGATGCTGCTGCTTGTCCAGTTGCCCTTCTGTGGCAACAACGTCATCAATCATTTCTACTGTGATGTGGGTCCCATTCTGAAAGCAGCCTGCACAGACACAAGCATTCTGGAGCTCCTGGGTCTTTTGGCGACCATcctcgtgatcccagggtcactcCTCTTCACGGTGATTTCTTATATCTATATCCTGTCCACCATCCTACAGATCCCTTCAGCCACTGGCCGACGGAAGACTTTCTCTACCTGTGCCTCGCACTTGACAGTAGTCTCCCTGCTCTATGGTGCTGTTTTGTTCATGTACCTGAGACCCACAACACACTCTTCCTTTAAGATTAATAAGGTGGTGTCAGTGCTGAACACTATTCTCACACCTCTTCTGAATCCCTTCATTTATACAATTAGAAACAAGGAAGTGAAAGCAGCCCTAGTGAAGGCAATGGCTTGTCCAAAGACTCTTCATCCATAG